From a region of the Latilactobacillus sakei genome:
- the nhaC gene encoding Na+/H+ antiporter NhaC, translating into MSKKSISLFEATLVLVILLAIMGTGVIIFQLSPQTPVLTGIALLMLWARWRHFSWGTIHEGIEEGLKSGLIPIIIFILVGALISTWIAAGVIPSLMVWGFQMVNVHWFIPSIFVVCALVGSAIGSAFTVISTVGIAFFGIGATLGLDTTIVAAAIISGAIFGDKSSPLSQSTNLTAAVTETDLFAHIKNLMWTTVPAFVGSLVLYAIIGHTSRDIPLTKISTTVAILKAHTDVSLWALLPIILIFVCARLKMPAIPTLFLNIAVSIGLIFSHHPHTSFKTIANLIENGFVAHTGNQSIDALLTRGGINSMLSTVALIIMTLTLGGLLMKLGLIERVMTPLATHLKTPGQLISAVIASGIGVNLFIGEEFLSVILPGKAFKSTFEKSDLSNLALGRALEDGGTVINYLVPWGVAGVFAANTLGVPTLSYLPFCFFSILSPIFSILSGFTGIGLKKKSVTH; encoded by the coding sequence ATGTCAAAAAAATCAATTAGTCTATTCGAAGCAACATTAGTTCTCGTGATTCTCCTGGCCATTATGGGGACCGGCGTTATTATTTTCCAACTTTCTCCTCAAACCCCGGTCCTCACCGGGATTGCCCTGCTGATGTTATGGGCGCGGTGGCGGCATTTTAGTTGGGGCACGATTCATGAAGGGATTGAGGAAGGTTTAAAAAGTGGTCTAATTCCCATCATTATTTTCATTCTCGTCGGTGCCTTGATCAGTACTTGGATTGCCGCTGGTGTCATTCCCAGTTTAATGGTTTGGGGCTTCCAGATGGTCAATGTCCACTGGTTTATTCCATCCATTTTCGTCGTTTGTGCCCTCGTGGGGAGTGCCATTGGGAGTGCCTTTACCGTTATTTCAACGGTCGGGATTGCCTTTTTCGGCATTGGTGCCACACTGGGATTAGATACCACCATCGTCGCAGCTGCCATTATTTCCGGGGCAATATTTGGTGATAAATCTTCACCCCTCTCTCAATCAACTAATTTAACGGCTGCCGTTACTGAAACAGATCTCTTTGCCCACATCAAAAACTTAATGTGGACAACCGTACCAGCTTTTGTCGGTTCATTAGTGCTATACGCGATTATCGGGCATACATCTCGTGATATTCCGTTGACCAAAATCAGTACAACCGTTGCCATTTTAAAGGCCCATACCGACGTTAGCCTCTGGGCCTTACTCCCGATTATTTTAATTTTCGTCTGTGCGCGGTTAAAAATGCCAGCTATTCCAACGTTATTTTTAAATATCGCCGTTTCAATCGGTTTAATTTTTAGCCATCATCCCCACACTTCTTTTAAAACAATTGCCAACTTGATTGAAAATGGCTTCGTCGCTCATACGGGCAATCAAAGTATCGATGCACTTCTCACACGTGGCGGTATTAATAGCATGTTGAGCACAGTGGCCTTAATTATCATGACGTTGACCCTAGGTGGCCTATTGATGAAACTCGGTTTAATCGAACGCGTGATGACGCCCCTGGCGACCCATCTCAAAACCCCTGGTCAATTGATCAGCGCGGTGATTGCTTCTGGGATTGGCGTTAACCTCTTTATCGGTGAAGAATTCCTTTCTGTTATCCTACCAGGTAAAGCTTTTAAATCAACGTTTGAAAAATCAGATCTTAGCAACTTGGCGCTTGGCCGCGCACTCGAAGATGGCGGGACCGTTATTAACTACTTAGTCCCTTGGGGCGTTGCCGGCGTTTTCGCCGCTAACACCCTCGGCGTGCCAACACTAAGCTACCTGCCATTTTGTTTCTTCAGTATCCTCTCACCAATCTTCTCAATCTTGAGTGGGTTTACAGGGATTGGCCTCAAAAAGAAAAGTGTTACTCATTAA
- a CDS encoding N-acetyltransferase, translated as MNIQTETVQLRHFIASDLAVVYQIGCEREIAAQLNMPPFQSEHEAQSFLTMLQSDEHSWAIVTKETDAVCGLIMLAPNLAQDNINIESYELSFAILPQCRRQGLMTSALTAVLAAYHDNLQVGKFMAACFITNQKSAHCLQKVGFTTAYQTQLPDYLGGDLVQYYQYNLDEKGFR; from the coding sequence GTGAATATTCAAACAGAAACCGTACAATTAAGACATTTTATTGCTAGTGATTTAGCAGTGGTCTACCAAATCGGTTGTGAAAGAGAGATTGCAGCGCAACTTAACATGCCACCGTTTCAATCTGAGCATGAAGCGCAATCTTTTCTAACCATGCTTCAGTCTGATGAGCATTCATGGGCAATTGTCACTAAGGAGACTGATGCGGTTTGTGGGCTCATTATGTTAGCGCCAAATTTGGCACAAGACAATATCAATATTGAATCGTACGAACTGAGTTTTGCGATTTTACCGCAATGTCGCCGCCAAGGCTTAATGACAAGTGCACTAACTGCGGTTTTGGCTGCCTATCACGATAATCTACAGGTCGGAAAGTTTATGGCGGCTTGTTTTATCACCAACCAAAAATCAGCCCATTGTTTGCAAAAAGTGGGCTTTACCACTGCTTATCAAACGCAGCTTCCGGACTATTTAGGTGGCGATTTAGTCCAATACTACCAATATAATTTAGACGAAAAGGGATTTCGATAA
- a CDS encoding energy-coupling factor transporter transmembrane protein EcfT, with protein MAVYGRSRTRSPRTSGLKSQLIIDQLHPLVLLVYFILMISFSMGFNHPYFLGGQLIVIIVVNWVAKNQQKTVSTLQGALLMMVLIVIMNPIINNHGTHVMMTVGGTLITAEAVVYGFLMATALAVLLLIFVAYNQHMTNHKFLALFGGVAPQLTLLTMMTMRFFPLFIRRLRDITAVQRTRGIQMATGRLRARAQAGMHLLAILLTNTLTEALQTADSMTARGFGVQKRSTYRRYQMTHRDYGLLIVLVGGGLFAFWCASRGNGQLIVYPTLGTLRLTGRDWACLSVILLIDGLPLLLEGWEYLWWQLHR; from the coding sequence TTGGCTGTATACGGAAGATCTCGGACACGATCGCCACGCACCTCAGGGCTAAAATCGCAACTGATTATTGATCAACTACACCCACTAGTTCTATTGGTGTACTTCATATTAATGATTAGCTTTTCGATGGGTTTCAACCACCCCTACTTTTTAGGTGGCCAACTGATTGTCATTATTGTGGTTAATTGGGTTGCTAAAAATCAACAGAAAACAGTTAGCACGCTGCAAGGTGCCTTATTGATGATGGTCTTGATTGTCATCATGAATCCAATTATCAATAATCACGGGACGCACGTTATGATGACGGTTGGCGGTACCTTGATAACGGCGGAAGCGGTGGTCTATGGTTTTTTAATGGCGACCGCTTTGGCCGTTTTATTATTGATTTTTGTGGCCTATAATCAGCATATGACCAACCATAAATTTTTGGCGTTATTCGGCGGAGTCGCCCCGCAATTGACCTTACTGACGATGATGACGATGCGTTTTTTTCCATTATTCATTCGGCGCTTACGTGATATTACAGCCGTGCAACGGACACGCGGAATTCAAATGGCGACCGGGCGGCTAAGAGCCCGTGCCCAAGCAGGGATGCATTTGCTGGCAATTTTATTAACCAATACACTGACCGAAGCGCTGCAGACCGCCGATTCAATGACGGCCCGCGGCTTTGGTGTTCAAAAAAGAAGTACTTATCGTCGTTATCAAATGACACATCGTGATTATGGCCTGTTAATAGTGTTGGTTGGCGGTGGTCTGTTTGCCTTTTGGTGTGCCAGTCGGGGTAACGGCCAGTTAATCGTTTATCCAACTCTGGGCACGTTGCGGCTAACTGGGCGTGATTGGGCGTGTCTAAGCGTGATTTTGCTGATTGATGGATTACCATTATTATTGGAAGGATGGGAGTACTTATGGTGGCAATTGCACAGATAG
- a CDS encoding Rrf2 family transcriptional regulator, with the protein MQLTRAFEQATCIIVLLATQDPEHTISSEVIHHRLGGSQTYLRKIIRKLVVAGLVKSSSGNSGGFTLARPASEVSIYDVVLATEGQIKSYPDTGKLDTVFNDFQPVAKQGTLIINAAFHKADMLWANELKKQTVSGLIIETMGHPDIPVIDWNQSAEQRELLIQKIIKNLK; encoded by the coding sequence ATGCAACTAACACGAGCATTTGAACAAGCAACGTGCATTATTGTGTTATTGGCAACCCAAGATCCTGAACATACGATTTCATCAGAAGTCATTCACCATCGGTTAGGGGGCTCACAAACTTATTTACGTAAGATTATTCGTAAATTAGTGGTAGCCGGTCTTGTAAAGTCGTCTTCAGGTAATAGTGGCGGCTTTACGTTAGCGAGACCAGCCAGTGAAGTATCAATTTACGATGTTGTATTGGCAACTGAAGGGCAGATTAAGTCGTATCCGGATACCGGCAAGTTAGATACAGTATTTAATGATTTCCAACCGGTGGCTAAACAAGGCACATTGATTATTAATGCTGCTTTTCATAAAGCAGATATGCTATGGGCCAACGAGCTAAAGAAACAAACTGTTTCTGGTTTAATTATCGAAACGATGGGTCATCCGGATATTCCAGTTATCGATTGGAACCAATCGGCTGAACAACGGGAATTACTAATTCAAAAGATTATTAAAAATCTAAAATAA
- a CDS encoding NADPH:quinone reductase produces MSDTMQAVAINQYGDEQTLEMITLPMPTIGEHQVLIKSKATAINPLDWKLRAGYLKSMFDWAFPIVLGWDLAGVVTEVGSAVTDWQVGDEVFARPATSNRGTYAEYVAVDDELIARKPQNVTFEEAAAVPLAGETAWQALFTHGHLKAGETVLVQAGSGGVGSYAIQFAKAMGAHVITTTSAKNFDLVRDLGADEIIDYRNEKVADKAHNVDLVIDTIGGQSQVDAWSVLNPETGRQISIVGEAPETADIIKDTKMTFEAIWLMPNGKQLREIANLMADGKVKSIIDTVLPFSAEGLIKSHQLSATHHSTGKIVIKFAD; encoded by the coding sequence ATGTCAGATACAATGCAAGCTGTTGCGATCAATCAATACGGCGATGAACAAACACTTGAAATGATTACTTTACCAATGCCAACTATTGGTGAACACCAAGTATTAATTAAATCAAAAGCAACTGCGATCAATCCTCTTGACTGGAAATTGCGTGCAGGGTACCTCAAAAGTATGTTCGATTGGGCTTTTCCAATCGTACTTGGTTGGGATTTAGCCGGTGTCGTTACTGAAGTCGGCTCAGCTGTGACAGATTGGCAAGTCGGCGACGAAGTCTTTGCGCGTCCAGCCACTTCCAACCGCGGTACTTACGCTGAATATGTTGCGGTTGACGATGAATTAATCGCACGCAAGCCTCAAAACGTCACTTTTGAAGAAGCTGCTGCCGTGCCACTAGCTGGTGAAACCGCTTGGCAAGCGCTCTTCACACATGGCCACTTAAAAGCTGGTGAAACCGTGCTCGTCCAAGCTGGTTCCGGCGGTGTTGGTTCATATGCCATTCAATTTGCCAAGGCAATGGGCGCCCATGTCATCACAACAACTAGTGCCAAAAATTTCGATCTTGTCCGTGACTTAGGGGCCGACGAAATTATCGATTATCGTAATGAAAAAGTCGCTGATAAAGCACACAATGTTGACCTGGTCATCGATACAATCGGTGGTCAAAGCCAAGTGGATGCTTGGTCCGTGCTCAATCCTGAAACAGGTCGCCAAATTTCAATCGTTGGTGAAGCACCCGAAACAGCTGACATTATCAAAGACACAAAGATGACGTTTGAAGCGATCTGGTTAATGCCAAATGGTAAACAACTTCGTGAGATTGCTAATCTCATGGCTGACGGTAAAGTCAAATCAATTATTGATACTGTCCTCCCATTCTCAGCGGAAGGCTTAATCAAATCACATCAACTAAGTGCAACACACCATTCAACTGGTAAAATCGTCATTAAATTCGCAGATTAA
- the spxB gene encoding pyruvate oxidase: MVTQKINAADAMLKVMADWGIDHIFGLPGGSFDSTMNALHNQKAIMRYIQVRHEEVGALAASGEAKVTGKIAATFGSAGPGAVHLLNGLYDAKYDHVPVLALVGQVATGVMNTDYFQEMNENPMFADVAVYNRTVMTAEQLPLVVDQAIQQAYKHSGVAVVTIPTDLGWQPIEDNFEATANLFQMGNYPEPRSTDIQQALQLIKEAKQPIIYFGQGAKAAGDELVALSDKLSIPMMSSALSKGIVADDNPAYMVSAGRVATKPGVDLAEAADLILFVGSNYEFGQYFFKPDAKFIQIDIDPTKLGHRHHVDVGILADAKTALTALLKASEPVSEKTAFYRAAVANKANWDQWTASFEEDPQTPLRVEPVFKAINQMATADAIFNLDVGNVTIDGVRFLKMKPGQKTTISAWYATMGAALPAAIGTQAAFPDRQVWSISGDGGFTMVMQDLITQVKYQMPIINVVLSNDSFGFIEAEQDDKGQPHSGVAIQGADYGAAATALGAQGFTVRTLDELKAAFAAAQKRQGPVVIDVKIANERPLPVEQLVIDAQTQDPEAVAQFVKKYRAQGLKPFRTFLE, encoded by the coding sequence ATGGTAACACAAAAGATAAATGCAGCAGACGCAATGTTAAAAGTCATGGCAGACTGGGGAATTGATCATATTTTTGGGTTACCAGGCGGCTCATTTGATTCAACGATGAATGCATTGCATAACCAAAAAGCAATTATGCGTTATATTCAGGTTCGCCACGAAGAAGTTGGTGCTTTGGCAGCTTCAGGTGAAGCTAAGGTGACTGGTAAAATCGCGGCCACATTTGGGTCAGCTGGTCCCGGCGCCGTTCATCTATTGAATGGGCTTTATGATGCGAAGTACGATCACGTCCCCGTTTTAGCATTAGTCGGGCAAGTGGCAACGGGTGTCATGAATACTGATTATTTCCAAGAAATGAACGAAAATCCAATGTTTGCAGATGTAGCAGTCTACAACCGGACGGTTATGACGGCTGAACAATTACCACTAGTTGTTGACCAAGCGATTCAACAAGCTTACAAACATAGTGGTGTAGCGGTTGTGACAATTCCAACGGATTTAGGCTGGCAACCAATCGAAGATAATTTTGAAGCAACCGCTAACCTATTCCAGATGGGGAATTATCCAGAACCTCGTTCAACTGATATTCAACAAGCATTGCAATTGATTAAAGAGGCTAAACAACCCATTATTTATTTTGGTCAAGGTGCCAAAGCAGCCGGCGACGAATTAGTGGCATTATCTGATAAGTTAAGTATCCCAATGATGTCATCAGCCCTTTCTAAAGGCATCGTCGCTGACGACAACCCAGCTTACATGGTTTCAGCCGGCCGTGTTGCGACTAAACCAGGAGTTGATTTGGCAGAAGCCGCCGATTTAATTTTGTTTGTCGGCAGCAACTATGAATTTGGCCAGTACTTCTTCAAACCAGATGCGAAGTTCATTCAAATCGATATTGATCCAACGAAACTCGGCCACAGACACCATGTTGATGTTGGGATTTTAGCGGATGCCAAAACAGCATTAACGGCGCTACTCAAGGCCAGTGAACCGGTATCTGAAAAGACAGCCTTTTACCGCGCAGCAGTCGCTAATAAGGCTAACTGGGATCAATGGACCGCTAGTTTTGAAGAGGATCCACAAACACCGTTACGAGTGGAACCAGTCTTCAAAGCAATCAATCAAATGGCAACTGCTGACGCTATTTTTAACTTAGACGTGGGAAACGTTACGATTGACGGCGTGCGCTTTTTGAAGATGAAACCCGGCCAAAAGACGACGATTTCAGCTTGGTACGCAACGATGGGGGCTGCTTTACCAGCTGCCATTGGGACGCAAGCAGCCTTCCCTGATCGGCAAGTTTGGTCAATCAGCGGTGATGGTGGCTTCACGATGGTGATGCAAGATTTGATCACACAAGTTAAATACCAAATGCCAATTATCAACGTTGTGTTGAGTAACGATTCATTTGGGTTTATTGAAGCCGAACAAGATGACAAAGGCCAACCCCATTCTGGTGTTGCCATTCAAGGTGCTGATTACGGCGCAGCCGCAACCGCATTGGGGGCACAGGGCTTTACAGTTCGGACGTTAGATGAATTGAAGGCTGCTTTTGCAGCGGCTCAAAAACGTCAAGGGCCCGTTGTGATTGACGTCAAAATCGCTAACGAACGGCCATTACCAGTTGAACAATTGGTAATCGATGCTCAAACACAAGATCCTGAAGCAGTCGCTCAGTTCGTTAAAAAATATCGGGCCCAAGGATTAAAGCCTTTTCGGACATTTTTAGAATGA
- a CDS encoding cobalt ABC transporter ATP-binding protein: MGVLMVAIAQIEQLQFQYALANQPSLAEINLTVNAGDWVVVAGPSGSGKTTLLRQFKRELWPVGQRLGQVSFNGQTVVDLDPAVSTQKIGFVFQNPENQLVMDTVIQELAFSLENSGEASANIQKRIAELVSFLDIQDILYASVHELSGGQKQLVNLAAILILQPSLLVLDEPTAQLDPIATKEFMSLLQRVHDELGITIIMSEHQLDDVLPLANQLWLMTNGRISYQGPVEQGLQAIWQQSTLRDFMPEIPRLFWQQQLAPEPVPLTVVAGQRQLPAGSIHDQLRPVVAAMQETLLTADHLDFQYTKNEPYVLNQLKLTVHTGDWLAIVGKNGIGKSTLLKVLIGLLEPRRGTVRLLERPLQKWPTEQLFKVIGYLSQQPADQFSAESVRVEFERRAVQLGREHPEEAATAMLDKLGLTALADSDPQDTSGGEQQLIALGIILLANPKLLILDEPTKGLDPLRKQALGRLLQQLQAAGLTIIMASHDMVFSARFANQCALLFDGAIVAQEAPHQFFQANFFYTTPINRLLRPQDSAALTWEEVSR, from the coding sequence ATGGGAGTACTTATGGTGGCAATTGCACAGATAGAACAGCTTCAATTTCAATATGCGTTAGCAAATCAGCCGAGCTTGGCCGAGATTAATCTGACGGTCAATGCTGGTGATTGGGTGGTCGTGGCTGGTCCTTCAGGTAGCGGTAAAACGACTTTATTACGCCAATTTAAACGAGAATTATGGCCAGTGGGACAACGCTTAGGGCAGGTATCCTTTAATGGTCAAACGGTGGTGGATCTCGACCCAGCCGTTAGTACGCAGAAAATCGGCTTTGTTTTCCAAAATCCCGAGAACCAACTTGTAATGGATACCGTCATTCAGGAGCTAGCCTTCTCGTTGGAAAATAGCGGCGAAGCTAGTGCTAATATTCAGAAAAGAATTGCAGAACTCGTTAGTTTTTTAGACATTCAAGATATTTTATACGCATCGGTCCACGAATTATCCGGCGGCCAAAAACAACTGGTTAATTTGGCGGCAATTTTGATTCTCCAACCGAGCTTGTTAGTGTTGGATGAACCAACGGCGCAATTAGATCCGATTGCGACCAAAGAATTTATGAGCTTATTACAACGTGTACACGATGAATTAGGCATAACGATTATCATGAGCGAGCATCAGTTGGATGATGTGTTACCGTTGGCTAATCAACTGTGGTTAATGACAAACGGCCGCATCAGCTATCAAGGACCAGTTGAGCAAGGGCTACAGGCAATTTGGCAGCAATCGACTTTACGGGATTTCATGCCGGAAATTCCGCGGCTTTTTTGGCAACAACAATTGGCCCCTGAACCAGTGCCATTGACGGTCGTGGCCGGGCAACGTCAATTGCCAGCTGGCAGCATTCATGATCAATTACGTCCGGTAGTAGCCGCGATGCAAGAAACATTATTAACCGCCGACCATTTAGATTTTCAATATACTAAAAATGAGCCGTATGTTTTGAATCAGCTTAAGTTAACAGTTCATACCGGGGATTGGTTAGCCATCGTCGGTAAAAACGGGATTGGGAAATCGACACTCTTAAAAGTGTTGATTGGCTTGCTGGAACCCCGCCGCGGAACGGTCCGTTTGTTAGAACGGCCATTACAAAAGTGGCCGACAGAGCAGTTATTTAAAGTGATTGGCTATTTATCCCAACAACCGGCCGATCAGTTTAGCGCGGAGAGTGTTCGGGTTGAATTTGAGCGGCGTGCCGTTCAACTAGGGCGTGAACACCCAGAAGAAGCGGCTACGGCGATGCTGGATAAGCTAGGCTTAACTGCTTTAGCAGACAGTGATCCGCAAGATACCAGTGGTGGCGAGCAACAATTGATTGCACTAGGGATTATTTTATTAGCTAATCCTAAGTTGCTCATTTTAGATGAACCGACAAAGGGCTTAGATCCACTGCGTAAACAAGCACTTGGACGCTTATTGCAGCAGTTACAAGCAGCAGGGTTAACGATTATCATGGCTAGCCACGATATGGTCTTTAGCGCTCGCTTTGCGAACCAATGCGCCTTGTTATTTGATGGCGCAATTGTTGCGCAAGAAGCACCGCACCAGTTTTTCCAAGCGAATTTCTTTTACACCACCCCGATTAATCGACTCTTGCGACCACAAGACTCTGCGGCGTTAACTTGGGAAGAGGTTAGCCGATGA
- a CDS encoding peroxidase, translated as MAIIAKDAQDVFKDAGENIIFTTLNLNRQDFSSDRAAVSDLAERIPAIINSMNIRYPDAHLRVAFGIGSDAWDYLFPNAPKPRELEPFQTIPSPKHDAVATGGDLFFHIRAKEMAVCYEVMAQFMHFIDQNTTTIDETHGFRYFEGRSIIGFIDGTENPAIDETAEYALVGDEDPEFINGSYAFAQKYIHAMDTWNHTSTEEQEKTIGRKKFSDLELDDDDKPTNAHNVVSQDNEGGVEHKIVRMNVPYANPGEKMTGTYFIGYARQWTIVKRMLTNMFVGKPAGNYDHLLDFSEPTTGALFFIPSKTLLAKIAEEEI; from the coding sequence ATGGCTATTATAGCTAAAGATGCACAAGATGTTTTTAAAGATGCGGGCGAGAATATTATTTTCACGACACTTAATTTAAATCGCCAAGATTTTTCATCAGACCGCGCTGCCGTTTCAGATTTGGCCGAACGGATTCCCGCCATTATCAATAGTATGAATATCCGCTATCCAGATGCCCATTTGCGCGTTGCTTTTGGAATCGGATCCGATGCTTGGGACTATCTATTCCCAAACGCCCCTAAACCGCGAGAACTAGAACCTTTCCAAACGATTCCTAGTCCTAAACACGATGCTGTCGCTACTGGCGGCGACTTATTCTTCCACATTCGGGCCAAAGAAATGGCTGTTTGCTACGAAGTAATGGCCCAATTCATGCACTTCATTGATCAAAATACAACAACGATTGATGAAACCCACGGCTTCCGTTATTTCGAAGGCCGTTCAATTATCGGCTTTATCGATGGTACGGAAAATCCTGCCATCGATGAAACGGCCGAATACGCCCTAGTTGGTGATGAAGACCCCGAATTCATCAATGGCTCATACGCTTTTGCGCAAAAATATATTCACGCCATGGATACTTGGAATCACACTTCAACTGAAGAACAAGAAAAAACAATTGGTCGTAAGAAATTCTCTGATCTTGAATTAGACGACGATGACAAACCAACAAATGCCCACAATGTTGTCTCACAAGATAACGAAGGCGGCGTTGAACATAAAATTGTTCGAATGAACGTCCCTTACGCTAACCCTGGCGAAAAGATGACCGGCACTTACTTCATTGGCTATGCTCGCCAATGGACAATTGTTAAACGGATGCTCACGAACATGTTCGTCGGTAAACCAGCCGGCAACTATGATCACCTACTAGATTTCAGCGAACCAACAACCGGCGCTCTCTTCTTCATCCCATCCAAAACACTACTAGCAAAAATTGCGGAAGAAGAAATTTAG
- a CDS encoding NADPH:quinone reductase, with the protein MIANTQITLDSHQNWQAGTAQVPTPGDHELLIKVQAAAMNPIDLKRRAITTHILGYDGYGEVLATGKAVTQFKVGDIVYYAGSTRLDGSFQAYQCMTEALCALAPAQLSASEAAGLPLVSLTAYELLFEKFHFEAKEQAHLGKNLLIINGAGGVGSIMSQLAKWAGFTVYATSSPQNFNWLKTNGVDYPVDYHPTSNQLNLAQLPTDHFDAIAILYDLAPYLSAATRLIKPLGHVGSLVNMQAPLDLTPLKAKSVSFDWEYMFTKTDFNYEIASQGAILKKIARLADTNQIHPITTQVYQGLSVKNLNTITSELTKGHAIGKYVLTY; encoded by the coding sequence TTGATTGCAAATACCCAAATCACCCTAGATTCTCACCAAAATTGGCAAGCTGGCACCGCCCAAGTCCCAACACCTGGCGACCACGAATTACTGATCAAAGTCCAAGCCGCTGCAATGAACCCTATTGATCTCAAACGGCGCGCTATTACGACGCATATTTTAGGCTACGATGGTTACGGCGAAGTCTTAGCAACCGGCAAAGCCGTCACGCAATTTAAAGTTGGCGATATCGTCTATTACGCCGGTTCTACTCGACTAGATGGCAGTTTTCAAGCCTACCAATGTATGACTGAAGCTCTCTGCGCACTTGCCCCCGCGCAATTATCAGCGAGTGAAGCAGCTGGCTTACCTTTAGTCTCGCTAACTGCCTACGAACTACTTTTTGAAAAATTTCATTTCGAGGCCAAAGAACAAGCCCACCTCGGTAAAAACCTCCTCATTATTAACGGCGCTGGTGGGGTCGGCTCAATTATGAGTCAACTCGCCAAATGGGCTGGGTTCACCGTTTATGCCACCAGCAGTCCTCAAAATTTTAACTGGCTAAAAACTAATGGCGTCGATTATCCTGTTGACTACCATCCAACAAGTAACCAGCTCAATCTCGCGCAACTGCCAACCGACCACTTCGATGCGATTGCCATTCTTTACGATCTCGCACCCTATTTGTCTGCTGCCACACGCTTAATCAAACCACTCGGTCATGTCGGTTCACTGGTTAATATGCAAGCCCCACTTGATCTAACACCGCTGAAAGCAAAATCAGTTTCATTTGATTGGGAATACATGTTTACTAAAACGGATTTTAATTATGAAATAGCCAGCCAAGGCGCGATCCTCAAAAAAATAGCGCGCCTCGCCGACACTAATCAAATCCACCCAATTACAACACAAGTCTACCAAGGCTTATCAGTTAAAAACCTCAACACTATCACAAGCGAACTCACAAAAGGTCACGCCATTGGTAAGTATGTGCTAACCTACTAA
- a CDS encoding ECF transporter S component, with translation MKRVDWQNNLVFGIAFCIIAVLLGLIIRLQGRYFLALSFICLVVSMLPFYWRFEKRQIRAREIVMIAVLATIAAVSRVPFAPLPSVQPTSFVVIVAALVLGPEAGFMIGSTAALVSNFFLGQGPWTPWQMFCWGMMGVTAGLISRFDWAHNKYWLCLFGFIWGFIFGWVMNLWYFIAYVNPLSLKTFIAAYIASFYFDLAHALSNVFFIYCFYQSWYRIINRFKIKYGLLD, from the coding sequence ATGAAGCGCGTTGACTGGCAAAACAACCTGGTTTTTGGGATTGCCTTTTGCATAATCGCGGTTTTATTAGGCTTAATCATTCGATTACAGGGACGGTATTTTTTAGCGTTGAGTTTCATTTGTTTAGTGGTCAGTATGCTGCCATTTTATTGGCGCTTTGAAAAGCGTCAAATTCGGGCCCGGGAAATTGTAATGATCGCCGTTTTAGCGACGATTGCGGCAGTCAGCCGGGTCCCTTTTGCGCCGCTGCCGAGTGTTCAACCGACAAGTTTCGTGGTAATTGTCGCGGCTTTAGTTTTGGGTCCAGAGGCTGGCTTCATGATTGGGTCAACGGCCGCTTTGGTTTCGAACTTTTTCTTAGGTCAAGGGCCGTGGACACCGTGGCAGATGTTTTGCTGGGGGATGATGGGCGTGACGGCCGGGCTGATTAGCCGCTTTGATTGGGCCCACAATAAATATTGGCTGTGTCTATTCGGCTTTATCTGGGGGTTTATTTTCGGTTGGGTGATGAATTTGTGGTACTTTATCGCCTACGTTAATCCTTTATCGCTCAAAACATTCATTGCAGCCTATATTGCGAGTTTTTATTTCGATTTGGCGCATGCATTATCGAATGTGTTCTTTATTTATTGTTTTTATCAATCGTGGTATCGGATTATAAATCGCTTTAAGATTAAATATGGTTTATTGGACTAA